A genomic window from Montipora capricornis isolate CH-2021 chromosome 8, ASM3666992v2, whole genome shotgun sequence includes:
- the LOC138060393 gene encoding Krueppel-like factor 5 yields the protein MLMACTSFDNLFRGQDGVMYQNSYQLQGEGNLVTAGIYSLLIPTREREIQQIIREMDSCLSSSSPTTSPVETSSHLPQPKLQEMTIGKKNCRFPETGITMGTCIVAQSASFPALNLRHQLPQVTMLATTPSSVHTTSNDDAAYGCNFSTHAQTVQPVSDNKELELHHAFLCDFPGCKKRCYTKSSHLRTDRRIYTGKKPFLCPWENCGWCFRRSDELKRHYRRHTGEKPYVCSLCGRSFSRSDHRSSHIKKIHPLM from the exons ATGCTTATGGCTTGTACAAGTTTCGATAACTTGTTTAGAGGACAAGACGGTGTCATGTACCAAAACTCGTATCAGCTGCAGGGCGAAGGAAATCTGGTAACGGCTGGCATCTATTCGCTGCTAATACCCACCAGGGAGAGAGAAATTCAACAG ATCATTCGTGAGATGGATAGCTGTCTGAGTTCATCTTCTCCTACAACATCACCGGTGGAAACCTCGTCGCATCTTCCCCAACCCAAGCTTCAAGAAATGACCATAGGAAAGAAAAACTGCCGCTTTCCAGAGACAGGAATAACGATGGGAACGTGTATTGTTGCACAGTCGGCGTCTTTTCCAGCTCTAAATCTAAGACACCAGTTGCCACAGGTAACTATGCTTGCAACAACGCCGTCTTCTGTCCACACGACATCAAACGATGATGCAGCATATGGATGTAATTTCAGTACACATGCACAAACAGTCCAACCTGTTTCCGATAACAAAGAACTGGAACTACATCATGCCTTTCTCTGTGATTTCCCTGGCTGTAAAAAGCGTTGTTACACCAAAAGCTCTCATCTCCGAACTGACAGGCGGATTTATACGGGTAAAAAACCTTTCCTGTGTCCTTGGGAAAACTGTGGGTGGTGTTTCCGACGTTCAGATGAACTCAAGCGCCACTATCGAagacatactggagaaaagccgtACGTATGTTCTCTTTGTGGAAGATCTTTTAGTCGTTCAGATCATCGATCTTCgcatataaaaaaaatacatccaTTAATGTAG